In Gemmatimonadota bacterium, one genomic interval encodes:
- a CDS encoding thioredoxin family protein, translated as MKTRATFYHAGCPVCVSAEETFARSLDPQRYEVEVVHLGEQRGRIAEASRAGVESVPALVIDAKPYHINFGASLSDLG; from the coding sequence ATGAAGACCCGAGCGACGTTCTACCATGCGGGCTGTCCCGTCTGCGTCTCTGCGGAGGAGACCTTCGCGCGCAGCCTGGATCCACAACGCTACGAGGTCGAGGTCGTGCATCTCGGTGAGCAGCGAGGACGCATCGCGGAAGCCAGTCGAGCAGGAGTGGAGTCGGTCCCTGCGCTCGTGATCGACGCGAAGCCCTATCACATCAACTTCGGCGCTTCGCTCTCGGATCTCGGCTGA
- a CDS encoding creatininase family protein, with product MRAAFASSAISACVALALCSAPSMAQTRGAHLGELTWPEAEVRIREAPLVVIPFGGGAKEHGPHLPMNADARVLEYLMQMAVDSTDVLVAPPILHGWFPAFRAFPGTEVADPDVFRRYVHEVAKSVAEQGARRIVFLNTGISMATGLPISMVARDLRVQYGIPVLVLSWNDLETDEVDAIAEQTAGGHADELETSIHLFLQPDLVHMDRAVQDYGDLTPRGYPGYEPGLFSRDPDDPEYSETGLFGDPTLATREKGERVLAILTRQWLAALRGFSQAPERERR from the coding sequence ATGCGCGCCGCCTTCGCTTCGTCTGCGATCTCCGCCTGCGTCGCACTGGCCCTGTGCAGCGCTCCGTCGATGGCCCAGACCCGCGGCGCCCACCTGGGTGAGCTGACCTGGCCCGAAGCCGAGGTCCGCATCCGCGAAGCGCCACTGGTGGTGATCCCGTTCGGCGGGGGAGCGAAGGAACACGGGCCGCACCTGCCCATGAACGCCGACGCCCGTGTGCTCGAGTACCTGATGCAGATGGCCGTGGACTCGACGGACGTCCTGGTGGCGCCGCCCATCCTGCACGGGTGGTTCCCCGCGTTCCGGGCCTTCCCGGGCACCGAGGTGGCCGACCCCGACGTCTTCCGGCGGTACGTCCACGAGGTCGCGAAGTCGGTGGCCGAGCAGGGCGCGCGCCGGATCGTGTTCCTGAACACCGGCATCTCCATGGCGACCGGCCTGCCCATCTCCATGGTCGCGCGCGACCTGCGGGTCCAGTACGGCATCCCCGTCCTGGTGCTCTCCTGGAACGACCTGGAGACGGACGAGGTGGACGCGATCGCCGAACAGACGGCCGGCGGGCACGCGGACGAGCTGGAGACGTCCATCCACCTGTTCCTGCAGCCCGATCTGGTCCACATGGACCGGGCGGTCCAGGACTACGGCGACCTGACGCCGCGCGGATACCCCGGCTACGAGCCCGGGCTGTTCTCGCGGGACCCCGACGACCCCGAATATTCCGAGACCGGCCTCTTCGGGGATCCCACGCTCGCGACGCGCGAGAAGGGGGAGCGCGTGCTGGCGATCCTCACACGGCAGTGGCTGGCTGCGCTGCGTGGGTTCTCGCAAGCGCCGGAGCGGGAGCGGCGGTAG